AGTTCCGCGTGAATCACCCCCCATGCGGTTTTCCCCGCTGTCACTGACGCATTACCGCATACCAGCATCATGGGTGTCTGGCATAATTAGGGCATTACGCAGCCAACGGGAGCGCGTCATTACGTGCGGCGTGCTGATTGAGGCGCTCTTTCCAGAAGGAATCCAGCCGGTGGCTATGTTTGAGGCAGCGGAAGGTCAGGATGTTTTCGGCTCCCGGTTCCGACCACCGCATGCCCGACTGTTTGCACCGCATGCCGATGACCGTCTTGCACCCGGCTTCAATGACCCCAGAGCCAATAAAGTAGCCTCTTTGGCGGAAGGTTCCGTACTGCATTCGGGCCACGTTGCGGACAAAGTAACCCAAGGCCTGCTCCACCTTGGCGCGGCACGGTGGCGCGCCAGCCAGTTGGCGCGCCTGCCCGATCATTTTCTCCACGCCGTCCTGGAGCAACAGTTTGGCCCATTTTCCCCGTTGTTTTTTGGTCGCGGGGTGGTCCTTGCCCCACAGGGCCTCCAACACCGCCCCCACATGCTCCATCGCATGATAGAAATCGACAATCTGGATGGCCCCGGGAAAATTGAGCCGGCCCACGGTTTCCAGACTGGCTGCGCCGTCGACGAGGAGGACCAACTGTTGCGCTTTGGCGCTCCCGCGCCGCAGGGCTTCCCGACGCAGGAGGAGGCCAAACGCTTCGCTGGTATCAAAGCTCACCACGTAGGTAGTGGATTGGTAATCGCGGAGCGGGTGGCCTTGAGCATCCCGACCGTGTTGCGTGAACACGCACCCCAAATAGGCCAGCCGGGTTTTGGCCGTGCCATCGGGTTGTTTTCCCTGGCGCCCCACCAGTTCCGCCGGCCGCATCGGCACCCCTGTGCCATCGGCGCTGACGTACATCACCGGCACCGGCTCGGTCGCCGGTTGGCTGTCCCGCGCTTGCCACGCCACGGCGGCCGGTCCCACCCGTTGGACCACGCGATGAATCTGCCTGGCCGCCACCCCGATGCCCCCGGTTTCCCGCAGATGCGCTTCGGCTTGATCAAAACTTTCCTCCTCCGCACCTTCCAAGCACATCAGGCGGGCCAGCGCCGGGGTATAGGCCCCTTCCAAGCCCAACGCCGTATCCGCTGGATGATACCCCTGGCTCTTTCCATTGTAGTAGTAGTCGCGCCAAATCTGGAAGTGGCCGAACATGCCCTGTACGTCCAGCGGCAGCCGTCCCTTCCAGTGATCGCCCTGTTTGGGCTGGTAGGCCCCATCGGCCCGCTCGGCGGCCTGTTGCAGCAGGAAGCCGATCAGCGCGTTGGCCGGCTTGAAGAGGGCGGTGCGCACCAGCACTTCCAGTTGCTGGACGGCCACCCCGTTGGGTTCCCCAGCCTGGAAACGCGCCATTAACTGCTGGATTTCCTGGTCTTGGGCCAGCAGGAGGTCGGGGGCCGCGTCTTTTTTTTTACCCCGGTGACGAGCGTTTCGAGTTGTTGACGGGTGTCGAGGATGACTAATTGGGCCAACTGTTCGATCAGTTGTTGAAATCGGGCATGTTCCCCCAGCGCGGCTTGGAGCAAAGGAACTTGCTCGGGCCGCACGTATTGGGTGTGGTTTTTGCCCTGCTCCCAACGTTGCAGTTTGTAATAGGGCCCGGCGGGGTGAGCCCGGTTCTTGACGGTGTAAGTGGAAAGCTTACCGCGTTCCATCAGTTTAATTTGAGCGATTTCGGCCAGAATTTGCGACTTGGTTTGTTGTTTCATAACTTTGCCTAGCATTCTAGTCACCATAACCCGAAAACACAAGCCTTATTTGTGACTTTTCAGAAATCGGTCAGACACCCCAGCATCATCAGTACTTTCGTCGTCACAACCGGCCGCCGGGCCCCAGTGGATACGCGATTGTTTTTTGCCACGCCGCGTGCTATGACCATGGCGCATGGCGAATGATTATCACATCTCAATGGAATTTGCTTTTTGGCACATTTGATGCTTTCACTTGTCACGTTGCGGTAAATTCCGCATGCGCGCCTTCGGCAAGGATGACTACGGCCCGTGGTCGGATATCGTCGTGTACATGCCGAATTGAAGCCCTCCCGCGCGCGCCACGCGCGAGGATCAAAATACCGCCGCCCCGAATTCCGGAGCGGCTTTTTTGTGGCTGCTATTTATTACCTCATGCGCGGGGACTGCGTTCCATCAATCCAAAGGGGTAATAAGAATAGAGCCTATTTACCGAGTTTTTTGCCTCTGATAAAATAAACAGTTGACGCCGAGTTGGCAATATGGTACTTTCTAGGGCAATGAAAGCATTGATGCAGCGGTTTAAATTGGAACCGTTCCCAAACCGGAGCGGTACAACCTCATTTTGTGTATCTGGCACCCGTCGCGATGGCAAGCGGATCAGGGAAAACTATCAGGACGCCCGCGAGGC
The Verrucomicrobiota bacterium DNA segment above includes these coding regions:
- a CDS encoding ISKra4 family transposase, translated to MARFQAGEPNGVAVQQLEVLVRTALFKPANALIGFLLQQAAERADGAYQPKQGDHWKGRLPLDVQGMFGHFQIWRDYYYNGKSQGYHPADTALGLEGAYTPALARLMCLEGAEEESFDQAEAHLRETGGIGVAARQIHRVVQRVGPAAVAWQARDSQPATEPVPVMYVSADGTGVPMRPAELVGRQGKQPDGTAKTRLAYLGCVFTQHGRDAQGHPLRDYQSTTYVVSFDTSEAFGLLLRREALRRGSAKAQQLVLLVDGAASLETVGRLNFPGAIQIVDFYHAMEHVGAVLEALWGKDHPATKKQRGKWAKLLLQDGVEKMIGQARQLAGAPPCRAKVEQALGYFVRNVARMQYGTFRQRGYFIGSGVIEAGCKTVIGMRCKQSGMRWSEPGAENILTFRCLKHSHRLDSFWKERLNQHAARNDALPLAA
- a CDS encoding DUF6788 family protein — its product is MKQQTKSQILAEIAQIKLMERGKLSTYTVKNRAHPAGPYYKLQRWEQGKNHTQYVRPEQVPLLQAALGEHARFQQLIEQLAQLVILDTRQQLETLVTGVKKKTRPPTSCWPKTRKSSS